One genomic window of Panicum hallii strain FIL2 chromosome 6, PHallii_v3.1, whole genome shotgun sequence includes the following:
- the LOC112897417 gene encoding 12-oxophytodienoate reductase 7, translating to MDSADRSPPVADERRPRPSLFSPYQTPRFRLAHRVVLAPMTRCRAPRAVPGPALAEYYEQRSTEGGLLISEGTIISPAGPGFPRVPGIYNQEQIDAWKKVVDAVHAKGAIFFCQLWHVGRASHQVYQPGGAAPISSTDKPISSRWRILMPDGSYGKYPTPRRLATSEIPEIVEQYRQAAVNAIKAGFDGIEIHGAHGYLIDQFLKDGINDRTDEYGGSLSNRCRFLLEVTRAVVSAIGADRVAVRVSPAIDHLDANDSNPLQLGLAVADRLNALQHEAGRLAYLHVTQPRYTAYGQTESGQHGTAEEESRMMRALRRAYRGTFMCSGGYTRELGVEAVESGDADLVSFGRLFIANPDLVERFRRDAPLNRYVRKTFYTPDPVVGYTDYPFLDQPKARM from the exons ATGGACTCGGCGGATCGCTCCCCGCCGGTGGCGGACGAGCGGCGGCCGCGCCCGTCCCTCTTCTCGCCGTACCAGACGCCCCGCTTCCGCCTCGCCCACCG GGTGGTGCTGGCGCCGATGACCCGGTGCAGGGCGCCCCGCGCGGTCCCGGGGCCCGCGCTCGCGGAGTACTACGAGCAGCGGTCCACGGAGGGCGGCCTGCTCATCTCCGAGGGCACCATCATCTCGCCGGCCGGCCCGGG CTTCCCTCGTGTCCCTGGGATATACAATCAAGAGCAGATCGATGCATGGAAAAAGGTAGTTGATGCTGTTCATGCCAAGGGAGCCATCTTTTTCTGCCAACTGTGGCATGTAGGCCGGGCTTCTCATCAAG TATATCAGCCAGGCGGTGCTGCTCCAATATCCTCGACCGATAAGCCAATATCATCAAGGTGGAGGATACTGATGCCTGATGGCTCCTATGGCAAGTATCCAACGCCGCGGCGCCTTGCCACATCCGAGATACCTGAAATAGTCGAACAATACCGTCAGGCAGCGGTTAACGCCATTAAAGCAG GTTTCGATGGCATTGAGATCCATGGCGCTCATGGCTACCTAATCGACCAGTTCCTCAAGGACGGCATCAACGACCGGACCGACGAGTACGGTGGCTCACTCTCCAACCGCTGCCGGTTCCTCCTGGAAGTGACCCGTGCTGTGGTCTCCGCGATCGGGGCAGACCGTGTCGCCGTCCGGGTGTCACCAGCCATCGACCACCTCGACGCCAACGACTCCAACCCCCTTCAGCTCGGCCTGGCCGTGGCGGACCGTCTCAACGCCCTCCAGCATGAGGCCGGGCGTCTGGCCTACCTCCACGTGACGCAGCCGCGGTACACGGCGTACGGGCAGACAGAGTCCGGCCAGCATGGGACCGCCGAGGAGGAGAGCCGGATGATGCGCGCACTCCGCCGCGCGTACCGGGGCACATTCATGTGCAGCGGCGGGTACACGCGGGAGCTCGGGGTGGAGGCCGTGGAGTCCGGGGACGCCGACCTGGTGTCGTTCGGGCGGCTGTTCATCGCCAACCCGGACCTGGTGGAGCGGTTCCGGCGCGACGCGCCGCTGAACAGGTACGTGCGGAAGACGTTCTACACGCCGGACCCCGTCGTCGGGTACACGGACTACCCGTTCCTCGACCAGCCTAAGGCGCGCATGTGA
- the LOC112897416 gene encoding protein DETOXIFICATION 16-like, with the protein MATEEPLLSGMAAGSKHGGGEEESLVWAEVKRQLHLAGPLVPGYLLQYVVQLMSLMFVGHLGELELAGASVATSFATVTGFSLLGGMATSLETLCGQAFGAKQHHLLGVYKQRAMLVLVLVSVPVVAMWGYTGEILLWFGQDPEIAAAAAGYIRGLIPALLVNGPLNCHVRFLQAQNAVVPVMLGSGATALAHLPVCWLLVRALGLGSAGAALGIAVSYAANLCFLALYVRLSPRCRSTWTGFSREAFRGIPAFFRLAVPSAMMVCIEWWSFELLVLLSSLLPDPKLEAAVLSICINTITLAFMVPLGLGGATSTRVSNELGAGRPQAARLAAWVVVLLSLMVAAVGGLVMVLVRNLWGYAYSSDERVVKYIARMLPLLAVSFLFDCVQGVLSGAIRGCGRQKVGASINLASYYLVAIPLGYFFAFGCHVGGMGLWFGLLCGLVVQTILLICITLCTNWNKEALKAKDRIHSSACLGNMTT; encoded by the exons ATGGCCACGGAGGAGCCGCTCCTGAGTGGCATGGCCGCCGGGAGCAAGCACGGAGGAGGCGAGGAGGAAAGCTTGGTGTGGGCTGAGGTCAAGAGGCAGCTGCACCTTGCCGGGCCGCTCGTCCCCGGCTACCTCCTGCAGTATGTCGTCCAGTTGATGTCCCTCATGTTCGTCGGCCACctcggcgagctcgagctcgccggcgcctcgGTGGCCACCTCCTTCGCCACCGTCACCGGCTTCAGCTTGCTG GGAGGCATGGCGACGAGCCTGGAGACGCTGTGCGGGCAGGCCTTCGGCGCGAAGCAGCACCACCTGCTGGGCGTGTACAAGCAGCGCGCCATGCTGGTGCTCGTCCTGGTAAGCGTCCCGGTGGTGGCGATGTGGGGCTACACGGGCGAGATCCTGTTGTGGTTCGGCCAGGACCCGgagatcgcggcggcggccgcgggctaCATCCGGGGCCTGATCCCGGCGCTGCTCGTGAACGGGCCGCTCAACTGCCACGTGCGGTTCCTGCAGGCGCAGAACGCCGTGGTGCCCGTGATGCTGGGCTCCGGCGCCACGGCGCTGGCCCACCTGCCCGTCTGCTGGCTGCTGGTGCGCGCGCTGGGCCTGGgcagcgccggcgccgcgctgGGCATCGCCGTCTCGTACGCGGCCAACCTGTGCTTCCTGGCCCTCTACGTCAGGCTCTCTCCGCGCTGCCGGAGCACCTGGACGGGCTTCTCCCGCGAGGCGTTCCGCGGCATCCCCGCCTTCTTCAGGCTCGCCGTGCCGTCCGCCATGATGGTCTG CATAGAGTGGTGGTCCTTCGAGCTCCTGGTGCTGCTCTCTAGTCTCCTCCCTGATCCCAAGCTTGAGGCGGCCGTCCTGTCCATCTG CATCAACACCATCACCTTGGCATTCATGGTCCCGCTTGGGCTTGGTGGTGCCACAAG CACGCGCGTTTCGAACGAGCTTGGCGCGGGGCGGCCGCAGGCGGCCCGTCTTGCGGCCTGGGTGGTCGTGCTCCTGTCTCTCATGGTCGCCGCCGTCGGAGGGCTGGTGATGGTGCTCGTGCGCAACCTATGGGGGTACGCGTACAGCAGCGACGAGAGAGTGGTCAAGTACATTGCCAGGATGCTGCCGCTCCTCGCCGTCTCGTTCTTGTTCGACTGCGTGCAGGGTGTGCTTTCAG GTGCTATTAGGGGCTGCGGTCGGCAGAAGGTCGGCGCCTCCATCAACCTTGCTTCCTACTACCTTGTGGCTATCCCTCTGGGATACTTCTTCGCCTTTGGCTGCCATGTCGGAGGAATG GGGCTCTGGTTTGGACTCTTGTGTGGGCTGGTGGTGCAGACGATCTTGCTGATCTGCATCACCTTATGCACCAACTGGAACAAAGAA GCATTGAAGGCGAAGGATAGAATCCACAGTTCTGCTTGTCTTGGAAATATGACAACATGA
- the LOC112898305 gene encoding germin-like protein 8-13, whose protein sequence is MAPRAAAVLRLALVPSLLSLLLPFSSLALTQDFCVANLLLPDTPAGYPCKPKPLVTAADFHSAALARPGPVIPPFNTSLASAGVMQFPGVNGLGVSCTRVDILPGGVVPLHSHPEASEIIIVFEGTILAGFVSAETNVAYTRTVRKGELFVFPKGLQHFQINTGETTAVAFNAYSSANPGLQITDYALFGNLLPADVVTKVTFIREAEVRRLKAFFGPSAIPS, encoded by the coding sequence ATGGCGCccagggccgccgccgtgctgcgCCTCGCGCTCGTGCCCTCCTTGCTCTCCCTGCTGctgcccttctcctccctcgctCTGACCCAGGACTTCTGCGTCGCCAACCTGCTCCTCCCGGACACGCCGGCCGGCTACCCGTGCAAGCCCAAGCCTCTCGTCACCGCCGCCGACTTCCactccgccgccctcgcccggcccggcccggtcATCCCGCCCTTCAACACCAGCCTGGCCTCAGCCGGCGTCATGCAGTTCCCCGGCGTGAACGGGCTCGGCGTCAGCTGCACGCGCGTCGACATCCTCCCCGGCGGGGTCGTGCCCCTCCACAGCCACCCGGAGGCCTCCGAGATCATCATCGTCTTCGAGGGAACCATCCTCGCCGGCTTCGTCAGCGCCGAGACCAACGTCGCCTACACCAGGACGGTGCGCAAGGGCGAGCTCTTCGTGTTCCCGAAGGGCCTGCAGCACTTCCAGATCAACACCGGCGAGACGACCGCCGTGGCGTTCAACGCGTATAGCAGCGCCAACCCCGGCCTGCAGATCACCGACTACGCGCTCTTCGGCAACCTCCTGCCAGCGGATGTCGTGACCAAGGTCACCTTCATCCGTGAAGCGGAGGTCAGGAGGCTCAAGGCGTTCTTCGGCCCGAGTGCAATACCGTCATGA
- the LOC112897337 gene encoding germin-like protein 8-14 yields the protein MAKAAVLLLLAIVPLLSLLLPFPSLALNQDFCVADLPRGDTPGGYPCKPQSAITADDFYYRGLAATGPTINPFNIGLSSAFVTRFPGVNGLGVSAARVDFAPGGVVPLHSHPGGSELLFVVEGTMAAGFITSLTNKVFAKTLHKGDLMVFPQGLLHFQYNLGNDTAVALSSYSSANPGLMILDFALFANDLPSDVVSKVTVVDELEVRKLKALFGGSG from the coding sequence ATGGCCAAAGCGGCCGTGCTCCTGCTCCTCGCCATCGTgcccctcctctctctgctgCTGCCCTTCCCCTCCCTCGCCCTGAACCAGGACTTCTGCGTCGCCGACCTGCCCCGCGGCGACACGCCGGGCGGCTACCCGTGCAAGCCCCAGAGCGCCATCACCGCCGACGACTTCTACTACCGCGGCCTGGCCGCCACCGGACCGACCATCAACCCCTTCAACATCGGCCTGTCctcggccttcgtcacccggtTCCCCGGCGTGAACGGGCTCGGCGTCTCCGCCGCGCGCGTCGACTTCGCCCCGGGCGGCGTCGTGCCGCTGCACTCGCACCCGGGCGGCAGCGAGCTCCTCTTCGTCGTCGAGGGCACCATGGCCGCCGGCTTCATCACCTCCCTGACGAACAAGGTGTTCGCCAAGACGCTGCACAAGGGCGACCTCATGGTGTTCCCGCAGGGCCTGCTGCACTTCCAGTACAACCTCGGCAACGACACGGCGGTGGCGCTCTCCTCCTACAGCAGCGCCAACCCCGGCCTGATGATCCTGGACTTCGCGCTCTTCGCCAACGACCTGCCGTCGGACGTCGTGAGCAAGGTCACCGTCGTGGATGAGCTGGAGGTCAGGAAGCTCAAGGCGCTGTTCGGCGGCAGCGGCTGA
- the LOC112897320 gene encoding germin-like protein 8-14, with the protein MAKAAMLLLLAIVPLLSRLLPFPSLALNQDFCVADLPRGDTPGGYPCKPQSAITADDFYYRGLAATGPTINPFNIGLSSAFVTRFPGVNGLGVSAARVDFAPGGVVPLHSHPGGSELLFVVEGTMAAGFITSLTNKVFAKTLHKGDLMVFPQGLLHFQYNLGNDTAVALSSYSSANPGLMILDFALFANDLPSDVVSKVTVVDELEVRKLKALFGGSG; encoded by the coding sequence ATGGCCAAGGCGGCCATGCTCCTGCTCCTCGCCATCGTGCCCCTCCTCTCTCGGCTGCTGCCCTTCCCCTCCCTCGCCCTGAACCAGGACTTCTGCGTCGCCGACCTGCCCCGCGGCGACACGCCGGGCGGCTACCCGTGCAAGCCCCAGAGCGCCATCACCGCCGACGACTTCTACTACCGCGGCCTGGCCGCCACCGGACCGACCATCAACCCCTTCAACATCGGCCTGTCctcggccttcgtcacccggtTCCCCGGCGTGAACGGGCTCGGCGTCTCCGCCGCGCGCGTCGACTTCGCCCCGGGCGGCGTCGTGCCGCTGCACTCGCACCCGGGCGGCAGCGAGCTCCTCTTCGTCGTCGAGGGCACCATGGCCGCCGGCTTCATCACCTCCCTGACGAACAAGGTGTTCGCCAAGACGCTGCACAAGGGCGACCTCATGGTGTTCCCGCAGGGCCTGCTGCACTTCCAGTACAACCTCGGCAACGACACGGCGGTGGCGCTCTCCTCCTACAGCAGCGCCAACCCCGGCCTGATGATCCTGGACTTCGCGCTCTTCGCCAACGACCTGCCGTCGGACGTCGTGAGCAAGGTCACCGTCGTGGATGAGCTGGAGGTCAGGAAGCTCAAGGCGCTGTTCGGCGGCAGCGGCTGA